The following proteins come from a genomic window of Flavobacterium crocinum:
- a CDS encoding M16 family metallopeptidase, protein MKVKLILAHFLLLGLTQVSAQFKTTFPLPKEVAHGTLPNGMQYFILHNEWPKDRADFYFVQNVGAILENDDQDGLAHFLEHMAFNGTEHFKGKGIINMLEKQGVSFGKDINAYTAYDETVYNISNVPADNKTLLDSCMYVLHDWSGSLLLANNEIDAERGVIREEWRTRRNADYRAGEKIDKVVFQGSKYAKRNVIGDLNVINNFKYQVLRDYYKKWYQPQNQAVVIVGDIDVVSIEKRVKEIFGSIPTPKKINKREYEKIPVQKENRYVLATDKELQRSGISLSYTIPKPLVQDEAEMTKSMQESLAMQLMNTRFGEYIINNETAGLSFGVSNNNLSRLDSKFSLNITPKKGKFLEAFSEAYKEYERAIQNGFTQQELDRLKTKMRSSYDNRLANKDKISNGSWAEQFQMYFLEANPVMTMDEEYKWMNSFLDKVTLQQINTAFRALEPKQNLILSVSAPEDAATKFPEANDYWNAMKTISNSKLEPYKEEELTASLVKDDLKEKAIAKTSDIKAFANAKQYTLANGAKVIIYPTTLSKDQILFSAYSAGGNSLAEWQDLPSTQIATAVASYSGLGDYKFTDLKKKLAGQTASVSPYIGALYEGFNGSSNKESLTTLLQLTYLYFQHPRFDANTFDKIKEQYQNKLNNAHNSNEKALSDTISVLNTNYSKRNWLLNQDFINAFDLNKAKKFYTERFSNAGDFTFLFVGNISEKDIALINTYLGNLPSTQQIEKYVDHKIFMKDGKTDKTIFRTMDTPKTTVYLHLENKDVTYSKKNKILSYMVSEWLTKRYLETIREEEGGSYGVQVGANLSQSPTPLFSLEINFDCNPDKADALVKIVHTELTRVQTENIPANMLEDIKQSIIKNHQEQIKENSYWLSALTSYVRNDETPLDIELLKNTLSTITAKDLKEFTVNALKKSNSVQVLMKAK, encoded by the coding sequence ATGAAAGTAAAATTAATTTTAGCACATTTTCTTCTCTTGGGTTTAACTCAGGTTTCGGCGCAGTTTAAAACTACTTTTCCATTGCCCAAAGAAGTGGCACACGGAACGCTTCCTAACGGAATGCAATACTTTATCCTTCACAACGAATGGCCAAAAGACAGAGCCGATTTTTATTTCGTACAAAATGTTGGAGCCATTTTGGAAAATGATGATCAGGACGGATTAGCGCATTTTCTGGAACACATGGCTTTTAACGGGACAGAACACTTTAAAGGAAAAGGAATCATCAATATGTTGGAAAAGCAAGGTGTTTCTTTCGGAAAAGACATCAATGCTTACACCGCTTATGACGAAACCGTTTACAACATCAGTAATGTTCCGGCTGACAACAAAACTTTATTAGATTCTTGCATGTATGTATTACATGATTGGTCAGGTTCTCTGCTTTTAGCAAATAATGAAATTGATGCAGAAAGAGGCGTTATTCGTGAAGAATGGCGCACCAGAAGAAATGCAGATTACAGAGCAGGAGAAAAAATTGACAAAGTAGTTTTTCAAGGTTCTAAATATGCAAAACGAAATGTAATTGGAGATTTGAATGTTATCAATAATTTCAAATATCAGGTTTTAAGAGATTATTATAAAAAATGGTATCAACCACAAAATCAGGCTGTCGTGATTGTCGGGGATATCGATGTGGTTTCAATTGAGAAAAGGGTTAAAGAGATTTTCGGTTCGATACCTACTCCAAAGAAAATCAACAAAAGAGAATACGAAAAAATTCCGGTACAAAAAGAAAACCGTTATGTTCTCGCAACGGATAAAGAATTACAGCGTTCGGGGATTTCACTTTCGTACACTATTCCAAAACCTTTGGTGCAAGATGAAGCTGAAATGACCAAAAGCATGCAGGAAAGTCTTGCGATGCAGTTAATGAATACTCGTTTTGGAGAATACATCATCAACAATGAAACGGCTGGTTTATCTTTTGGAGTTTCAAACAATAATCTTTCCAGATTAGACAGTAAATTTTCATTGAATATCACACCTAAAAAAGGCAAATTTTTAGAAGCTTTTTCAGAAGCCTACAAAGAATATGAAAGAGCCATTCAAAACGGATTTACACAACAGGAACTAGATCGTTTGAAAACCAAAATGCGCAGCAGTTATGACAATCGTCTGGCAAATAAAGACAAAATCAGCAACGGATCCTGGGCAGAACAATTTCAAATGTATTTCTTAGAAGCCAATCCCGTTATGACAATGGATGAGGAATACAAATGGATGAACAGTTTCTTAGATAAAGTAACATTACAACAAATTAATACTGCTTTTAGAGCTTTGGAACCAAAACAAAACTTAATCTTATCGGTTTCTGCTCCGGAAGATGCTGCAACGAAATTTCCTGAAGCAAACGACTATTGGAATGCGATGAAAACCATTTCAAACAGCAAATTAGAACCTTACAAAGAAGAAGAATTAACGGCTTCTTTAGTGAAAGATGATTTGAAGGAAAAGGCAATTGCAAAAACAAGCGACATTAAAGCATTCGCGAATGCGAAACAATATACTTTGGCAAACGGAGCAAAAGTGATTATTTATCCAACAACCTTAAGCAAAGACCAGATTTTGTTTTCTGCTTACAGTGCAGGAGGAAATTCCTTAGCTGAGTGGCAGGATCTTCCTTCAACACAAATTGCAACGGCTGTAGCGTCTTATTCTGGTTTAGGCGATTATAAGTTTACCGATTTAAAAAAGAAACTGGCTGGTCAAACGGCTAGTGTGAGTCCGTATATTGGAGCTTTGTACGAAGGTTTTAACGGAAGCAGTAACAAAGAATCTTTAACGACTTTATTGCAGCTGACTTATCTTTATTTCCAGCATCCGAGATTTGATGCGAATACTTTTGATAAAATCAAAGAACAGTACCAAAACAAACTGAATAATGCTCACAACAGCAACGAAAAAGCGTTAAGCGATACGATTTCGGTTTTAAACACCAATTACAGCAAACGCAATTGGTTATTGAATCAGGATTTCATCAATGCTTTTGATCTGAATAAAGCGAAGAAATTCTATACCGAACGTTTTTCTAATGCAGGAGATTTTACTTTCTTATTTGTTGGAAATATTTCAGAAAAAGACATCGCTTTAATTAATACCTATTTAGGAAATCTTCCGTCAACTCAACAAATAGAAAAATATGTTGATCATAAAATTTTTATGAAAGACGGAAAAACGGACAAAACAATCTTCAGAACAATGGATACGCCAAAAACAACGGTTTATCTTCATTTGGAAAACAAAGACGTAACCTATTCTAAAAAGAACAAAATCTTAAGTTATATGGTTTCAGAATGGCTGACCAAACGTTATCTGGAAACCATTCGTGAAGAAGAAGGCGGCAGTTACGGTGTTCAGGTTGGAGCAAACTTATCACAGTCTCCTACTCCATTATTTTCATTAGAAATCAATTTTGACTGTAATCCAGATAAAGCAGATGCATTGGTAAAAATTGTTCATACAGAACTAACAAGAGTACAAACAGAAAACATTCCTGCGAATATGCTGGAAGACATTAAACAATCTATAATCAAAAATCATCAGGAACAAATTAAAGAGAATAGTTACTGGCTGAGTGCGTTGACTTCTTATGTTCGTAATGACGAAACACCTCTTGATATTGAACTTCTTAAAAATACACTAAGCACCATTACTGCAAAAGATTTAAAAGAATTTACAGTAAATGCTTTGAAAAAATCCAACAGCGTACAAGTGCTTATGAAAGCAAAGTAA
- a CDS encoding efflux transporter outer membrane subunit produces MKILYKIGIVLLIGTIMTSCVVGKKYSREDLKAPEKYREEIAVTGDTILLPWKSYYKDPLLVNLIEKALVKNNEVLIAMKSMEQLDLSYKQAKLSLLPTLDFDAGASRAYQSKNSLNGSLSAQFIGKDYMDDYSANLRMSWEVDIWGKAAMQKRDAKAAYFAQKENLSALKTRIIVQVAQAYYNLLGLDEQLKIAEKNIELSTSTLDMMKLQYNSGSISSLAVNQTEAQKKTAELLVPLAKANIAVQENALQILCGEYPNSIERAGNIDAAEINVVFPTGIPVSLLSRRPDVKASEYAVMSATAKTGLAKAAMYPTLSLNPSIGVNSFEFDKWFDFPGSVTKNIAANLAQPIFRKKALSTAYKVAVLEQEKAEVQFKQSFITAVGEVNDAMSRLKYTDERIVLAKEKAQSLDKATSDASLLYKSGMANYLEVITAQNSSLQNDLDVVTIKLEKLNAAINLYRALGGGVE; encoded by the coding sequence ATGAAAATACTATATAAGATTGGAATTGTTTTACTTATCGGAACGATCATGACATCGTGTGTGGTAGGAAAAAAATATTCCCGTGAAGATTTAAAAGCTCCGGAAAAATACCGTGAAGAAATTGCGGTTACCGGAGATACGATTTTACTTCCGTGGAAAAGCTATTATAAAGATCCTTTGTTGGTTAATTTGATTGAAAAAGCCCTCGTTAAAAACAACGAGGTGCTTATTGCAATGAAAAGTATGGAACAACTTGACCTTAGTTACAAACAAGCCAAGTTGTCCTTACTTCCAACACTTGATTTTGATGCAGGAGCCAGCCGCGCTTATCAATCCAAAAACTCTTTAAACGGCTCGTTAAGTGCTCAGTTTATCGGGAAAGATTATATGGACGATTACAGCGCTAACCTTCGTATGTCTTGGGAAGTAGATATTTGGGGAAAAGCAGCCATGCAGAAACGTGATGCAAAAGCAGCTTATTTTGCTCAGAAAGAAAACCTTTCGGCATTAAAAACCCGAATTATTGTTCAGGTAGCACAAGCTTATTATAATCTTTTAGGTTTGGATGAACAGCTGAAAATTGCAGAGAAAAACATCGAATTGAGCACAAGTACTTTAGATATGATGAAATTGCAGTACAATTCGGGATCTATTAGTTCTTTGGCTGTAAACCAAACGGAAGCTCAGAAAAAAACGGCTGAATTATTAGTACCATTAGCGAAAGCGAATATTGCCGTTCAGGAAAATGCTTTACAGATTTTATGCGGTGAATATCCAAACAGTATAGAACGTGCCGGAAATATTGATGCTGCAGAAATAAATGTAGTGTTTCCAACAGGAATTCCGGTTTCACTTTTAAGCCGAAGACCAGATGTAAAAGCCAGCGAATATGCGGTAATGTCTGCAACAGCAAAAACGGGCTTGGCAAAAGCAGCCATGTATCCGACTTTAAGCTTAAATCCGTCAATTGGAGTGAATTCATTTGAATTTGATAAATGGTTTGATTTTCCGGGATCGGTCACCAAAAATATCGCTGCAAACCTTGCTCAGCCAATTTTTAGAAAAAAAGCATTGAGTACAGCTTACAAAGTAGCAGTTTTAGAGCAGGAAAAAGCAGAAGTTCAGTTTAAACAGTCTTTTATAACAGCTGTCGGAGAAGTAAACGATGCGATGTCGAGACTGAAATATACTGATGAAAGAATTGTTTTAGCCAAAGAAAAAGCACAATCTCTGGACAAAGCCACTTCTGATGCATCTTTACTTTACAAAAGTGGTATGGCCAATTATTTAGAAGTCATAACGGCTCAGAATAGTTCACTTCAAAATGATTTGGATGTGGTAACTATAAAACTCGAAAAACTAAATGCAGCCATTAATCTTTATCGCGCCTTAGGAGGCGGAGTAGAGTAA
- a CDS encoding alpha/beta hydrolase family protein, translating to MKKIVLLCTLALSVHSLSAQKKAVDESAYQSWQRINSKALSYNGKWMSYSTVFQDEEKENKKQIFIQETPKGKRLVLNDINDLKFIGKKDWIQYSKNDSTLLQNLKTGVKKLWKSKHYTNPLEGTDFLYYTRPESPKGAIFLQRLVCYNLESNDSTFVNNIKSSRFLKNKSIVYVQIEKDQVFLKHGAIGGKQETIYSGKASDFGDFQLNDKENGGSFTLKGNNSSDFNIVYYFNLNNNSTKVVFNYDEIALNDSNFSISKTAYGLNENTRFITLLVNSNKRPENTQIAKSNVEIWRSNQGTMERRQELLRSSKTLPSEQKFIYDIQDKKVIKVASTGEFDQVLIPESGNYKGVFAIDKKPYAVETDWTFNERNDIYWIDATTGKSTKVLTGVFGNPTWNPQGSFAVYYDEKEKVWTVFDPASMQFKNISSQIPFPISDDNVDMKSANTAYGIAGWLNNGNTVVLYDQFDLWAIDLTNQKKAYSLTQGYGRKNKVELRYGEQGFIGNLDQKKTVTLVGFDFDHKSNGVFQLNNNNSVAKIFANPDYSVRIEAVSGDNSSVLFSKSSYTIFPDLWWGTSTFGSQSKMTDINPQQKDYAWGTAKVLTWKSFNGKENQGNLYLPDHYDSKKTYPVIVHFYEKHTTDFTTYQQPEVSSSNINIPSYLSQGYIVFQPDVHYVYGDVGNSVYNDVMSGVEYLIANGITEKGKIGIQGHSFGGYETSFLTTKTDLFTCAIVGSGVSNFTANYPVMRSNGISTMFKYEADQYRMGSSMHDNLDGYIKNSPLFSAKNIKTPILIFHNDNDRAVPYQEGQSLFFALRRLGKPALLVNYKKEGHTLDDTANRKDWTLKMQQYFDYYLKGAAKPDWM from the coding sequence ATGAAAAAAATAGTTTTACTATGTACACTCGCTTTGAGTGTACATAGTTTATCTGCACAGAAAAAAGCAGTAGACGAATCGGCTTACCAATCCTGGCAAAGAATCAACAGCAAAGCTTTATCATATAACGGAAAATGGATGTCTTACAGCACCGTTTTTCAGGATGAGGAAAAAGAAAACAAAAAACAGATCTTTATTCAGGAAACTCCAAAGGGAAAACGTTTGGTTTTAAATGACATTAATGATTTAAAATTCATCGGAAAAAAAGACTGGATTCAGTACAGTAAAAATGATAGTACGCTTTTGCAAAATTTAAAAACAGGAGTTAAAAAACTTTGGAAAAGCAAGCATTACACCAATCCACTTGAAGGAACCGACTTCTTATATTACACTCGTCCTGAATCACCAAAAGGAGCAATCTTTTTACAGCGTTTGGTTTGTTATAATTTAGAAAGCAACGACAGTACTTTTGTAAACAATATCAAATCTTCTCGTTTTTTAAAAAACAAATCGATTGTTTATGTGCAAATTGAAAAAGATCAGGTTTTTCTAAAACACGGAGCAATTGGCGGAAAACAAGAAACTATTTACAGCGGAAAAGCTTCTGATTTTGGCGATTTTCAATTAAATGATAAAGAAAACGGCGGTAGTTTTACTTTAAAAGGAAACAACAGCTCCGATTTTAATATCGTTTATTATTTTAATCTGAATAACAATTCAACCAAAGTCGTATTCAATTATGATGAAATTGCTCTAAACGATTCTAATTTTTCGATTTCAAAAACGGCTTATGGTTTAAACGAAAATACTCGTTTTATTACGTTATTAGTAAACTCAAATAAACGTCCTGAAAATACTCAGATTGCAAAATCAAATGTAGAAATTTGGAGATCCAATCAGGGAACTATGGAACGCAGACAGGAACTTTTGAGAAGTTCTAAAACGCTTCCGAGCGAACAGAAATTCATTTATGATATCCAAGACAAAAAAGTGATTAAAGTTGCGTCAACAGGCGAATTTGATCAGGTTTTAATTCCGGAATCCGGAAATTACAAAGGTGTTTTTGCGATTGATAAAAAACCGTATGCAGTAGAAACCGACTGGACTTTTAACGAACGCAACGATATATATTGGATTGATGCCACAACAGGAAAATCGACCAAAGTACTGACTGGCGTTTTTGGAAATCCAACTTGGAATCCACAGGGAAGTTTTGCTGTTTATTATGACGAAAAAGAAAAAGTATGGACTGTTTTTGACCCTGCTTCTATGCAGTTTAAAAACATCAGTTCACAGATTCCTTTCCCAATTTCAGATGATAATGTAGACATGAAATCGGCTAATACAGCTTATGGAATTGCGGGCTGGTTAAACAACGGAAATACAGTTGTTTTGTATGATCAGTTTGATTTGTGGGCTATTGATCTTACGAATCAAAAAAAGGCTTATTCGCTGACACAAGGTTACGGAAGAAAAAACAAAGTGGAACTTCGATACGGAGAACAAGGTTTTATAGGCAATTTGGATCAGAAAAAAACAGTTACTTTAGTTGGTTTTGATTTCGATCACAAATCCAACGGAGTTTTCCAATTAAATAACAATAATTCGGTAGCAAAAATATTTGCAAATCCAGATTATAGCGTACGAATTGAAGCCGTTTCCGGAGATAATTCAAGTGTTTTATTTTCAAAATCAAGCTACACCATTTTCCCGGATTTATGGTGGGGAACTTCTACTTTTGGATCACAATCTAAAATGACAGATATTAATCCACAACAGAAAGACTATGCTTGGGGAACTGCAAAAGTATTGACCTGGAAAAGCTTTAACGGAAAAGAAAATCAAGGAAACTTATATCTTCCGGACCATTACGACAGCAAAAAAACATATCCTGTAATTGTTCATTTTTATGAAAAACACACTACAGATTTTACTACCTATCAACAACCGGAAGTAAGTTCTTCGAATATTAATATTCCAAGTTATTTAAGTCAAGGTTATATCGTTTTTCAACCAGACGTGCATTATGTTTACGGCGATGTCGGCAATAGTGTTTACAACGATGTTATGAGCGGTGTTGAATATTTAATCGCAAACGGTATTACTGAAAAAGGTAAAATCGGAATTCAGGGACATAGTTTTGGCGGTTACGAAACTTCTTTCTTAACCACTAAAACAGATCTTTTCACTTGTGCAATTGTAGGTTCAGGCGTAAGCAACTTTACTGCCAACTATCCTGTTATGAGATCGAATGGTATTTCGACCATGTTTAAATACGAAGCCGATCAATACCGTATGGGAAGTTCAATGCATGATAATTTGGACGGATACATCAAAAATTCGCCTTTATTTTCTGCGAAAAACATCAAAACACCAATTTTGATTTTCCATAATGATAATGACCGCGCAGTTCCTTATCAGGAAGGACAATCTTTATTCTTTGCGCTTCGCCGCTTAGGAAAACCTGCTTTGTTGGTCAACTACAAAAAAGAAGGACATACTTTAGACGATACCGCCAACAGAAAAGACTGGACACTCAAAATGCAACAGTATTTTGATTACTACTTAAAAGGTGCAGCAAAACCAGACTGGATGTAA
- a CDS encoding helix-turn-helix domain-containing protein, whose protein sequence is MSKIDTYSLEHHKSLFTDENDHKDYFYVQIEEHPYIDIPYRAESYAIEFLKKGSIVLQTRLDKIVIEAPAMLALGPNVIRSFSKNSEEILMDIIFFKPKFFLETQTNVFFLSQYDFFENSEMHVFPLEKKNRTKFEQLFSLIQENLRTDHFHQASILRSYLYVLIFELDSMKQNLPQKESQNPLFERFKELLVKDFIQHRSPSYYAENLNVTRKYLSEVIKNNSGKTTREWIDEMIILEAKVLLQNKSLTINQISDTLHFSNQSVFGKFFKNYTQISPLEYRNSI, encoded by the coding sequence ATGAGCAAAATCGATACTTATTCACTCGAGCATCATAAAAGTCTGTTTACAGACGAAAATGATCACAAAGATTATTTTTATGTACAGATCGAAGAACATCCGTACATTGATATTCCGTATCGGGCTGAAAGTTATGCCATTGAATTTCTAAAAAAAGGTAGCATTGTATTACAGACGCGATTGGATAAAATTGTAATTGAAGCTCCGGCAATGCTCGCACTTGGGCCAAATGTGATTCGAAGTTTCAGCAAAAACAGCGAGGAAATTTTAATGGATATTATCTTTTTTAAACCAAAGTTTTTTCTCGAAACCCAAACGAATGTCTTTTTTCTTTCTCAATATGATTTTTTCGAAAACAGCGAAATGCATGTATTTCCTTTGGAGAAAAAAAACAGAACCAAATTCGAACAACTTTTTAGTTTAATTCAGGAAAATCTTCGAACAGATCATTTTCATCAGGCTTCTATTCTTCGAAGTTATTTGTATGTTTTGATATTCGAACTGGATTCGATGAAACAAAATCTGCCGCAAAAGGAAAGTCAGAATCCGCTGTTTGAAAGATTTAAAGAACTTTTGGTAAAAGATTTTATCCAACATCGTTCTCCGTCGTATTATGCAGAAAACCTAAATGTGACACGAAAATACCTTTCAGAAGTGATTAAAAACAACAGCGGTAAAACGACTCGTGAATGGATTGACGAAATGATTATTTTAGAAGCCAAAGTACTGCTTCAGAATAAATCTTTAACCATTAATCAAATAAGCGATACTTTACATTTTTCCAACCAGTCTGTTTTTGGAAAATTCTTTAAAAATTATACACAAATTTCTCCTTTAGAATATCGAAACAGTATCTAG
- a CDS encoding RagB/SusD family nutrient uptake outer membrane protein, whose amino-acid sequence MKFLKSTIYILLPLLLLNSCRDYVEVEPVGNNRVLKYTSDYRGLANNYTNLTASGGIYLLANADVEFPTTYQNGVNTIWANSYTWQDRIYDPSQGDSDWIGLYKTVYYSNVILEGVMASEKGTEAEKKEIYAEAFVHRAFAYLQLVNTYGPQFDPTSANSEKAVPLLLKPELFSSLDRSTVGQVYDQIIADLKSALENNIQDSPDFNVLPSKRAVYALLARTYLLMGQYNLSLENAEKALQMQNGLIDFKSLATAYSYPVLIQNPEVIFSKTLLFGYNGAPLSTELLNSFGTDDLRYNYYTVPGTSFYPTFTGRAYAMNTYSPTNGINVGVSVPEMYLIAAECYARSGKITEAVNYLNILRAKRFKSGTAYTVSATTNKEALDLVLTERQKELIGRGFRWFDQRRLNLDPAYQKTYTRVFKGQTYTLAPNSDGYVFPINQNYIDLNPELGK is encoded by the coding sequence ATGAAATTTCTTAAATCCACTATATATATATTGCTTCCGCTACTTTTATTAAACTCATGTAGAGATTATGTTGAAGTAGAGCCAGTTGGAAACAACAGAGTTTTAAAATACACTTCTGATTACAGAGGCCTGGCTAATAATTATACAAACTTGACAGCATCCGGAGGAATTTACCTTTTAGCAAATGCTGATGTCGAATTTCCAACAACATATCAAAATGGAGTTAATACCATTTGGGCTAACAGTTATACTTGGCAGGACAGAATTTATGATCCTTCACAAGGCGATTCAGACTGGATAGGATTATATAAAACAGTATATTACAGTAATGTAATTCTAGAGGGGGTAATGGCTAGTGAAAAAGGAACCGAAGCAGAAAAAAAAGAAATCTATGCTGAAGCTTTTGTTCACAGAGCATTCGCTTATTTACAACTGGTAAACACTTATGGACCGCAGTTTGATCCGACTTCTGCTAATTCAGAAAAAGCAGTTCCGCTATTATTAAAACCTGAATTGTTTTCATCTCTGGACAGAAGTACAGTTGGGCAAGTTTACGATCAGATTATAGCTGATTTAAAAAGCGCGTTGGAAAATAATATTCAGGATTCTCCGGATTTCAATGTATTACCATCTAAAAGAGCTGTTTACGCGTTGCTTGCCAGAACCTATCTATTAATGGGACAATATAATTTAAGTCTTGAAAATGCAGAAAAAGCGCTGCAAATGCAAAATGGCTTAATTGATTTTAAATCATTAGCCACAGCATATAGCTACCCTGTTTTGATTCAGAATCCTGAGGTTATATTTTCAAAAACGTTGCTTTTTGGTTATAACGGTGCACCATTATCAACAGAACTTTTAAATAGTTTTGGAACTGATGATTTACGCTACAATTATTATACTGTTCCTGGAACCAGCTTCTATCCTACTTTCACAGGAAGAGCTTATGCGATGAATACTTATAGCCCCACAAACGGAATTAATGTTGGTGTCTCTGTTCCTGAAATGTATTTAATTGCAGCGGAATGTTACGCAAGATCTGGAAAAATTACTGAAGCAGTTAATTATCTAAATATTCTTAGAGCAAAACGTTTTAAATCGGGAACAGCGTATACTGTTAGCGCGACAACAAACAAAGAGGCTTTAGATTTAGTTTTAACAGAAAGACAAAAAGAATTAATCGGAAGAGGATTCCGCTGGTTCGATCAAAGAAGATTAAATCTGGATCCTGCCTATCAAAAAACATATACCCGAGTTTTTAAAGGACAAACTTATACTCTTGCACCAAACAGTGACGGTTATGTATTCCCAATCAATCAAAATTATATCGATCTAAACCCTGAGTTAGGGAAATAA
- a CDS encoding TlpA family protein disulfide reductase, whose protein sequence is MFTKIKNIKLLVLAFCAFTLQVTSQEVKSRLQGMVDIPIPGASFSMTYDPKGGPLENVKNISGYAYVFNDYRWEIEDLKMKKNGAVYSADFTVPKNCAFMAFKFYGNTENGLVTDTNQDTGYMLVAFKEPKVKMPGADLAWATFRNKDFNGQFGGYFKDFSIDGDATEYWLKKEVKDHGDRFPEFFDTYFDVLKKQKPEKFQELGSKFLADFTKNMKGLPEEVYTKVHHIYLFDLKNKTKADSLEAVIEKQFPKGSHVRFKAYQKIMPTADATERNKIMNQFLADFPNNSEVPPHQKYFYDNIVKIQFGYYFETKDYKSILAIIPTMNFANLNDAYHQNISKALYLKVVDPAIIETMAVPMIEQMQQKVNDMSYMSELYWSPNQATENAKTQLNNELVIQIRMYDILKKYKEVLETFALLPFEKRYEKASINDIHIKALEAFNKPIIEVLKNAARANTLSEGATAKLKEIFLKEGKKEADFPAYLEQLKKEKKAEEKIALIDIAAPAIKVQSADGKTKDLALNSGKIIVIDFWATWCGPCKKAFPAMQQLVNNFKEDKQVEIYFISTQETKEGYKKEALAYLKEKGLKINTHFDLVKKGGGTNNASFSQYAKIFNSSGIPRKVVIKDGKIRFTSEGYSGNPGQLVDELTNVINTLKNE, encoded by the coding sequence ATGTTTACAAAAATTAAAAATATCAAATTATTGGTATTGGCGTTCTGCGCCTTTACCTTACAGGTTACCAGTCAGGAAGTTAAATCCAGGTTACAAGGAATGGTGGACATTCCGATTCCTGGAGCATCTTTCAGCATGACGTATGATCCAAAAGGCGGACCATTAGAAAACGTGAAAAATATCAGCGGTTATGCTTATGTTTTCAATGATTACAGATGGGAAATTGAAGACCTTAAAATGAAAAAAAATGGCGCTGTTTACAGCGCCGATTTTACAGTTCCAAAAAACTGTGCTTTTATGGCTTTCAAATTCTACGGTAATACCGAAAATGGATTAGTTACCGATACTAATCAGGATACAGGATATATGCTGGTGGCTTTTAAAGAACCAAAAGTAAAAATGCCGGGTGCAGATTTAGCTTGGGCAACTTTTAGAAACAAAGACTTTAACGGTCAGTTTGGCGGTTACTTCAAAGATTTTTCTATTGATGGAGATGCTACAGAATATTGGCTTAAAAAAGAAGTAAAAGATCATGGAGACCGATTTCCTGAGTTTTTTGACACGTACTTCGATGTATTGAAAAAACAAAAACCTGAAAAGTTTCAGGAATTGGGAAGCAAATTTTTAGCCGACTTTACAAAGAATATGAAGGGACTTCCTGAAGAAGTGTACACAAAAGTGCACCACATTTATTTGTTCGATTTAAAAAATAAAACAAAGGCAGATTCTCTTGAAGCAGTAATCGAAAAACAATTTCCCAAAGGAAGCCATGTAAGATTCAAAGCGTACCAAAAAATTATGCCAACTGCAGATGCAACGGAAAGAAACAAAATAATGAACCAGTTTTTAGCTGATTTCCCTAACAATTCAGAAGTACCGCCACATCAAAAATATTTTTACGATAACATAGTAAAAATACAGTTTGGCTACTATTTCGAAACGAAAGATTACAAAAGTATTTTAGCTATAATTCCAACAATGAATTTTGCTAATTTAAATGATGCTTACCACCAGAATATTTCGAAAGCATTATACTTAAAAGTAGTTGATCCTGCCATAATCGAAACTATGGCAGTGCCAATGATTGAGCAGATGCAGCAAAAAGTAAACGACATGTCTTATATGTCCGAACTTTACTGGTCGCCAAATCAGGCAACAGAAAATGCAAAAACGCAGCTTAATAACGAATTGGTAATTCAGATTCGTATGTACGATATTTTGAAAAAGTATAAAGAAGTTTTGGAAACATTTGCTTTACTGCCATTTGAAAAACGTTACGAAAAAGCAAGTATCAACGATATTCACATCAAAGCTTTAGAGGCATTCAACAAACCAATTATTGAAGTTTTGAAAAATGCGGCAAGAGCCAATACTCTATCAGAAGGTGCAACAGCTAAACTAAAAGAAATCTTTTTAAAAGAAGGCAAAAAAGAAGCTGATTTCCCTGCTTATTTAGAGCAATTGAAAAAAGAAAAGAAAGCGGAAGAAAAAATCGCCCTGATTGACATCGCTGCTCCTGCAATTAAAGTGCAATCAGCTGACGGAAAAACTAAAGATTTGGCTTTAAACAGCGGTAAAATTATCGTAATTGATTTCTGGGCAACCTGGTGCGGGCCTTGTAAAAAAGCATTTCCGGCTATGCAGCAATTGGTAAACAACTTCAAAGAAGACAAACAAGTTGAAATTTATTTTATCAGCACTCAGGAAACGAAAGAAGGCTACAAAAAAGAAGCTTTGGCTTATCTAAAAGAAAAAGGATTAAAAATCAATACCCACTTTGATTTAGTCAAAAAAGGAGGTGGTACAAACAATGCTTCTTTCAGCCAATATGCTAAAATTTTTAATTCAAGCGGTATCCCTAGAAAAGTAGTGATCAAAGATGGAAAAATCCGTTTTACATCTGAAGGATATTCTGGAAATCCAGGACAATTAGTGGACGAACTTACCAACGTTATCAATACTTTGAAAAACGAATAA